The DNA segment GTATATCTCCAGTCCCCTTACCCCTGACCGATGTGCTAACCGGACTGCAGACCGGACTCATCGACACCATCGCCAGCGCCCCCATAGGAGCCATAGCCCTGCAGTGGCACACCCGGGTCAGTTATCTGACTCAGGTACCCCTCGCCTATCTCTACGCCACGCTGGTGTTAAAGGAGAAAACCTTCAATAAGCTGGAAAAAGGGGACCAATCCATACTAAAACAGATACTCGAAACCACATTTGATAAGATAGACCAGCAGAATCGCAAGGATAACGAGCAAGCCCTGCTCGCACTTAAAAAACAGGGGATCGAGTTTGTCAGTCCCAGCGCAAGCCAACAGCAGGCCTGGGAAACCCATGCGAACAGCACGATTCGAAAACTCAGTGATGAAAAGGTCTTCAGCAAACAGATGTTGAACAGGATGCAGTCGTTGATTCAACAACAGAGACAAGTGGCAGTGACCAAGTAGATACCCACCCGCCGCAGCGCTATTTGTTCTACACTAAGAGATCAGTCACCAAGAGCCCGATCAGCCTATGAAAAAACGTAACATCACCCATGATAGATGCTGCCTCCAAGCACGCGGTTCATAAATTCTATACAATTTGTCAGCATAGGCTGATAGTGATAGGCACCTGACCATCAACATAATGCAAACAACCAGCATGAATCTCTACAAACCGGATAAGGCAGTAGAAGAAAAGGAACGCTTCGATACATTATTGAAAAGTCCGAATGTCACTATTGAACGTATCCTCAGCCCCCCTGACACAGTCACTGAGGTATCGCAACAGCCCCATGACGAATGGATTTGTGTATTGCAAGGGAGCGCAAAACTGGAAATGGACAACCGGGAGATCACACTCTATCGGGGAGACAGTGTCCTGATACCGGCACATACCGCTCATAGGGTATTAACCACCAGCCATCAGCCCCACTGTATATGGCTGGCCATTCATATCTTGTAATCCGAATCCCCAATTAACATCTACATTAATCGAAAAACAGATCCCCACTGAGCATGATTTAGCACCATGTTATTCACTGTGAAACGTATCAAACAGTTGATACTGCTTTTCGAAGATAGCCTGATGGTAATCCTTCTGAGTGCCACGATCCTGCTTGCTGCCAGCCAAATCGTGTTGCGCAATCTGTTCGACAGCGGTCTGATCTGGGCCGACCCAACCCTGCGTATCATGGTTCTATGGCTTTCTCTGTTGGGGGCCATTGCCGCCACCAGGGAGGATCGCCATATCCGTATCGATCTTTTCTCCCATAGATTATCGAAACGGAGCCGTTCGGTTCTATCCATCATCAACAATCTCTTCAGTGCCATCATCTGTGGCATCATAACCTGGCACGCCATTCGCTTCGTCCACCTGGAGTGGCAGGATGGCGCCATACTTTTCGCCAGTCTGCCCGCCTGGCTGGGTGAGATCATCATACCCATTGGCTTTGGCGTTATGACAATGCGTTTTCTGTTCAACATACCCCTGCAACTGCTGCATAGGGGTAATGAATGATTATCGCACTGGGTCTGATCCTGCTGGCGCTGTTCGGTGCGCCACTCTTCACCATTATCGGTGCCAGTGCCCTCTGGGGCTTCTACCAAGCCGACATCGATCTATCGGTTGTGGTCATCGAGTTCTTTCGCCTGGCGGAGATGCCGGTGCTTTTGGCCATTCCTCTGTTTACCTTCGCTGGTTATCTGCTGAGTGAGAGCGGTGCTCCCCATCGCCTGGTAAGACTTACCCAGGCGCTGCTGGGTTGGATCCCCGGCGGCATGGCCTTTGTCGCCCTGGTTGCCTGCGCCCTGTTCACCGCATTCACCGGTGCTTCAGGCGTCACCATCGTGGCACTGGGCGCCCTGCTCTACCCCGCTCTGCGGGAGGCGGGATATGGACAGGGCTTCAGTCTCGGGCTGGTAACCACCTCCGGAAGCCTGGGGCTGCTGTTCGCACCGGCCCTGCCGTTGATCCTGTATGCAGTAGTTGCCCAGCAGCTGGGGATTGGCGGCTCCATTAGCGTGGATGAGATGTTCCTGGCAGGCCTGCTTCCCGGCCTGTTGATGCTGTTGATACTCGTTGCCTGGGCTCTCTGGTCGGGTCGAAAGCTGCCGCTGAACGAGTTTACTCTGGATGAGGCACAATCGGCCATACGTGAGGCTGCCTGGGAGATCCCGTTACCGATCATCCTGCTTGGCGGAATCTACAGCGGCTACTTTGCACTTTCCGAGGCCGCCGCGGTCACTGCGGTCTACGTGCTTATCGTAGAAGTCTTCATACACAGAGAGATCTCCCTCAAAAAGCTCCCGGAGGTGATGCGTGAGGCGATGTTGCTGGTAGGGGGGATCCTGGTCATATTCGGCCTCTCGATGGCATCCACCAACTACCTCATCGATGCGGATGTTCCAAGCCAACTCTTCGACTGGCTGCATGAGCGGGTCGAAGACCCGCTCACATTCCTGATACTGCTGAACCTGTTTCTGCTGGTACTCGGCACCATGCTCGATATCTTCTCGGCACTGGTTTTGATGGTCCCTCTACTGCTACCTGTCGCTATCGAGTACGGTATCGATCCGGTCCATCTCGGGATTATCTTTCTGGCAAACATGCAGATTGGGTACTTCACCCCGCCAGTGGGTATGAATCTTTTCATTGCCAGTTATCGCTTCGGCAAGCCGATCGCTGAAATCTACCGCGCCACCCTTCCCTGGTTTGTCCTGCTGTTTGGCGCAGTATTGATTATCACCTATTGGCCCACACTCTCACTCGCCTTGCTCGAGCGTAATTGAGCACTTATTCGACCACTCAATTCAAACCCGGCGAGTCCCAACATAATCAGTGCAGCGCCTGCCCATACCCGTAGGTCCACCTGTTCCGCGTTCAACCATTTCCCGGCCAACAGCGCGATAACCGGGGTCATCAGGGTTATCAGTGCCACCTTGGTCGTCTCCACATAACGCAATACGTAGAAATAGAGGGCAAAACCGAGCACCGAGCCAACCACCCCCAGATAGACAATGGATGTAAGCGCTCGCTGCTCGACCACCACGGGCCAGCTCTCGCCCTGTAGAAACCAACTCAACAGAAACAGAGGCACCGCCACCATCAATCCACCGGCAGTCACTACCAGACCATGCAGCTGGGCATCGATACGCTTTACCCAGACCGCGCTGGCTGAGTGAGTGACCACCGAAACCAAGACACCGCTCAATCCCAAGACGAAGCTCACACCAAGCTCCACCCCCACGGAAAAGATCGTCGCCAAACCCACCAGCGCAATCATTACCGCCAGGAAACGCTGCAGATCGAGACCAGGCTCCTGCAACCAGATCCGCGCCATCAGGCCGGTAAATATCGGGGATAGTCCGAATACCACCGAGATCCATCCCGAAGGTATAAATTGGGATGCCCAATAGACCGCCGTCATGGCAATGAAAATCCCCAGACCCGCAGCCAGATAGGTGTGTCGCGCACGTTTATGCCAGGCCAGGCGCTGACCGATCAGGCGCAGTACCAACAGCGCCAGGGTGACGCCGATCACCATCCGGCCGGTCACACCAAACAGATAGCCAACACCCTCACCGCTCCACTTGATGGCAAGCGGTGTGGTACCCCAGATCAGCACGATCCCAAGATAGGCGGCCGGTACGGACATTTAATTACCCCCTGTAACGAAAAAGGCCGCAGATGATGTCATCTGCGGCCTTGGAAAAACTCAATTAGGTGTTTGCTAACTTCGTATCAAACTCCCGGACGCAGATGCATAACCGACTGCCCATACAGGTAGGCGGAGGCGCTTAATCATCATCTTTGTCTGGTGGAAGTTGTGCATGCCTATGAGCATGCATGCTCATGGCGATAAGGTCAAGTAGAGTTTTAAGATGTTACAATCCTTGCTCAATAGCAAGACAAGCACAACATCACAATATGCAACTCTCCCCTCTCTTCCCCCCCAGTGTCGTGATCGTCAACTCCACTGAAGAGATGTGGCTGAAACCGCTCTGCATTGAAGAGGAGCAGCTGATTGAGGGGAGCGTTACAAAACGCCAAAGGGAGTTTCGTGCCGGCCGCAACGCGGCCCATGCCGCCCTGAGACAGCTCGACGCCCCTGCTGGACCATTGCTACGCGGCACAAAACGTCAACCGATCTGGCCGGATGGATTTATCGGTAGCATCAGCCACTGCAATGACAATTGCGTCGCCGCCTGTGCGATTGCAGGCGAGATCGTCAGTTTGGGTATAGACATCGAACCACTCGATCCGCTAAAGCCGGGAATTGCCCGCTATATAGATACGGATGAGGATAAGGCATTCATGCAACGCCATAAGGATTTGCCGCCACGCTTGATTTTCAGCGCCAAGGAGAGCCTGTATAAATGCTACTACCCTCTGGTCGAGCGCTTTTTCGGCTTTCAGTCGGTCTCACTGGATATCGACGCCTCGCGTCAGCAGTTTCAGTTCAGGCCCAGCGCCGCATGTACCATTGAGTTCCCGCAAAATCTGCATTTTCACGGCCGCTATCTGATTACAGAGAGACACCTCTATACAGGTTGTTATTTGACAATCGCCATGCCGATGAAAGATTAATTCGAGCTTATGGTTTCCCCATCAGCACAGAGACACCGGTGGCCGTCCATCGATCACCGCCAACAGTCGGTTTTCCACTGTTATTCCAGAGCTCGGCTGCTTGCTCAGGAGAGATTGCATTGACCTTCAATTCAATCGCTTCCTGCGAGAGTGCCTCTATGTAGCGATCTTTTCCCACCATATCGATTAAATCGTGATAATCGATTTCCCTGCTTGAGTCCTGATTCAACATATCGAGGACATCGTCCACATGATTGGCTTCAATGAGTTCGATGGCGCGCTTCTCCAGCGCATCTCGCTCTGCCTTGGCGCGCTGTTTCTGCACGAGAATCAACTCTCCCTTGCGAAACATATCCTCATTCCAGGTCTCAATCGCCACACGTACCGATTTCGTGGCAAGATGGGGAAAATTACTTGTAATGCGTCGCAGGTGCCCTACCGCTTCTCTTGCCGCAAATACAACCTCGTACTCTTCGCCTTCGATCTCTACGGGTTCGAATTCTTCATTCATGACTAGTCATACCCCTCAAACTATTATGGTTTAGCGGCATCCCTTCTAATTCCTTTACAATCACTGGCAGTCCATCAAACCTGGCCTTATACTGGCCCCCTTCCGTTAAGGCCTGGAAACACCAAGAGAAACTTCACAACATGTACGCAGTCAGCAAAGAGATCCACTTCTGTTATGGCCACAGGTTACTCAACCACCAGGGAAAGTGCCGCCATCTCCATGGTCACAACGCCAAGGCCGTCATCCGCCTCGAAACGGAACAACTCGATGCCTTGGGGATGGTGTGTGATTTTTCCGATATCGGTGACTATGTGAAGAGTTGGATCGAAAAGACCCTGGATCACAATATGTTGCTGCATAGGGACGACCCGGTTCTGCCTCTACTGCAGCAGGCCGGTGAATCCGTATACGTGATGCAGACCAATCCCACCGCAGAGAATATCGCCCGGTTGATCTACGAATATGTGGAAGCCGGAGGCTTTCCAGTCGTTGAGGTAGCGATATTCGAAACAGACAGCGCGCTAGCCAGTTACAGAAGAAATTCGTAAAAGGCAACCTAGGCTCAGGTACACCCGACAGCACAAGAGTGTGCTGTCGGACGCCTGAGAAAGAATATCAGCTCCAGTTCCTGCCAATCCTCAGCGCTTAATTGGAACCAGGGCGATAAATGGTATTATCGGGCAGTTCAGCCGATGTCGTTGTAGCCACGCTCTTCGTGCAGCGCGATATCCAGACCCTGGATCTCCTGCTCCTTGTTGACTCGCAATCCCAACAGGGCATCCACCACTTTCAGGATCACAAAGGTTGCCACGGCGGTAAACGCGACGGTTGCCAGGACGCCTATCAACTGCACATAGACCTGACCCCCCATGCTATCGATACCATCGGCATAACCATAGCCGGAAAAGACCCCCAGGGAGGTCGAGGAGAACACACCCGCGAGGATGGTGCCGAGTATACCGCCGACACCGTGGACGGGAAAAACATCGAGGGAGTCGTCGATCTTCAACACCTGCTTCAGATAGTTGGTGGCGGAAAAGCAGATAGCCCCCGCCAGCAGACCGATCACCAGCGCCCCAGCAGGACCGACAAAACCGGATGCGGGGGTAATCGTACCCAAACCGGCCACCATTCCGGTCACCGCACCCAGGGCGCTGGGCTTACCAAACTTGATCCATTCACGTACCAGCCAGGTCATGGCACCGGTAGCGGCAGAAATATGGGTCACCAGCATCGCCATGGCGGCATTGCCATCGGCAGCGAGCGCACTACCGCCGTTGAAGCCGAACCAACCGACCCAAAGCATGCCGGCACCGGCGATGGTCATGGTCATGTTGTGGGGCATCATTGAAGCGGTGCCAAAGCCATTGCGGGGTCCCAACACCACGGCGGCTACCAGGGCCGCCACACCGGCTGTGATGTGGACCACCGTGCCACCGGCGAAATCATACAAACCCATACTACCCAGCCAGCCGCCGCCCCAGACCCAATGAGTGATCGGCACATAGACCACAAACAGCCAGAGTGCACTGAACAACAGCATCGAGGAGAAGCGCATGCGCTCGGCAAATCCACCCACGATCAAGGCGGGGGTGATAATTGCAAAGGTCATCTGGAACAGCATAAACAGGGATTCCGGAATGTCCCCGGAGAGGGTCTCCCGTCCAATATCCGCCATCAGCACCTTGCTGAAGTCACCAATCCAAGCGTTACCTTCGCCAAACGCCAGGCTGTAGCCCGCGATCAGCCAGAGAATGGAAACTATGCCGGCGATAGCGAAACACTGCATCAGGACAGATAGCACGTTCTTGGCTCTTACCAGCCCGCCATAGAACATAGCCAGACCCGGTAGGGTCATGAATAGCACCAATGCGGTAGAAGCCATGATCCAACCGGTATTCGCGCCATTCAGTGAGGCGTCTTCCGCCAGGCAGATTCCCGGCAACAATAATAGTGCAGCTGTCAGCAATCCGCTGAACCTTTTGTTTTTACTACTAATCATGGTTTCCCCTCAATACTGTCAAATCTTGTATTTAGCCCCTGAGCACCAAATCAAGCAGAGCATTTTAAGTGAAATAAAACAAAATTACTCAATTTCTTCCACGAATACGGTGGCTTAGGCCCTGACCACGAACCTCAAGTTATTGAAATAAAAGCCGATAGAGTTCTCATAACACATTATTTTACGAATTTTAGTGCCGAAATTACTTGATATATAAGAAATCGCTTATATAATTTATCTAGTATTCATTGGGGTTTTTTGGGAACATAGCCGAGCCATGAGCATGCTGTTTAAGGACTTCGAGAAAAGCGATCCGATGAAGCAGGAGGTATTACCCTTCAGGATCAACAGTGTCGAGCGGCTTCCTGCCCTGGCTCAGGATGAGTCCTGCAAAATCATCAAGCAGTATTTCGACTACCTGGAGTCGGTGCTTGGTCGCAAGCACAATGAAATCAACATTGTTCAGTTACGCGAGATACTGACCGAAATTTCCGGTTTTATCCGCTCTGAAAAGAGCCAGATCCAGGATGACGGCTACATGCGTATGCTCAACCGTCTGACCACGATCTACGCCAAAGGCATCAAGTTAGAGGACGACAAGGCCTTTACCGGGACAGCTGTCAATTTCGCCGATATCATGAATACGGTCAGCCAATCCTACGCAGGCTACGACTATAGAGAATCCGTGGGACTCATGCTGCATTATATGAACAGGCTCTTCAACGATCGGGAAGAGAGCTGGCTTGAGGTATTCGAGCACTTAATGGCCATGCCCGATTCCCATGTTCTGCAGATGCTCAAGGAGCAGCACCTGCAGGAGATTAAAAACTGGGTGGAAGAGGGA comes from the Candidatus Thiodiazotropha sp. CDECU1 genome and includes:
- a CDS encoding cupin domain-containing protein, with translation MNLYKPDKAVEEKERFDTLLKSPNVTIERILSPPDTVTEVSQQPHDEWICVLQGSAKLEMDNREITLYRGDSVLIPAHTAHRVLTTSHQPHCIWLAIHIL
- a CDS encoding TRAP transporter small permease, with protein sequence MLFTVKRIKQLILLFEDSLMVILLSATILLAASQIVLRNLFDSGLIWADPTLRIMVLWLSLLGAIAATREDRHIRIDLFSHRLSKRSRSVLSIINNLFSAIICGIITWHAIRFVHLEWQDGAILFASLPAWLGEIIIPIGFGVMTMRFLFNIPLQLLHRGNE
- a CDS encoding TRAP transporter large permease, translated to MIIALGLILLALFGAPLFTIIGASALWGFYQADIDLSVVVIEFFRLAEMPVLLAIPLFTFAGYLLSESGAPHRLVRLTQALLGWIPGGMAFVALVACALFTAFTGASGVTIVALGALLYPALREAGYGQGFSLGLVTTSGSLGLLFAPALPLILYAVVAQQLGIGGSISVDEMFLAGLLPGLLMLLILVAWALWSGRKLPLNEFTLDEAQSAIREAAWEIPLPIILLGGIYSGYFALSEAAAVTAVYVLIVEVFIHREISLKKLPEVMREAMLLVGGILVIFGLSMASTNYLIDADVPSQLFDWLHERVEDPLTFLILLNLFLLVLGTMLDIFSALVLMVPLLLPVAIEYGIDPVHLGIIFLANMQIGYFTPPVGMNLFIASYRFGKPIAEIYRATLPWFVLLFGAVLIITYWPTLSLALLERN
- a CDS encoding DMT family transporter, giving the protein MSVPAAYLGIVLIWGTTPLAIKWSGEGVGYLFGVTGRMVIGVTLALLVLRLIGQRLAWHKRARHTYLAAGLGIFIAMTAVYWASQFIPSGWISVVFGLSPIFTGLMARIWLQEPGLDLQRFLAVMIALVGLATIFSVGVELGVSFVLGLSGVLVSVVTHSASAVWVKRIDAQLHGLVVTAGGLMVAVPLFLLSWFLQGESWPVVVEQRALTSIVYLGVVGSVLGFALYFYVLRYVETTKVALITLMTPVIALLAGKWLNAEQVDLRVWAGAALIMLGLAGFELSGRISAQLRSSKASESVGQ
- a CDS encoding 4'-phosphopantetheinyl transferase family protein, producing MQLSPLFPPSVVIVNSTEEMWLKPLCIEEEQLIEGSVTKRQREFRAGRNAAHAALRQLDAPAGPLLRGTKRQPIWPDGFIGSISHCNDNCVAACAIAGEIVSLGIDIEPLDPLKPGIARYIDTDEDKAFMQRHKDLPPRLIFSAKESLYKCYYPLVERFFGFQSVSLDIDASRQQFQFRPSAACTIEFPQNLHFHGRYLITERHLYTGCYLTIAMPMKD
- a CDS encoding 6-pyruvoyl trahydropterin synthase family protein — its product is MYAVSKEIHFCYGHRLLNHQGKCRHLHGHNAKAVIRLETEQLDALGMVCDFSDIGDYVKSWIEKTLDHNMLLHRDDPVLPLLQQAGESVYVMQTNPTAENIARLIYEYVEAGGFPVVEVAIFETDSALASYRRNS
- a CDS encoding ammonium transporter, whose product is MISSKNKRFSGLLTAALLLLPGICLAEDASLNGANTGWIMASTALVLFMTLPGLAMFYGGLVRAKNVLSVLMQCFAIAGIVSILWLIAGYSLAFGEGNAWIGDFSKVLMADIGRETLSGDIPESLFMLFQMTFAIITPALIVGGFAERMRFSSMLLFSALWLFVVYVPITHWVWGGGWLGSMGLYDFAGGTVVHITAGVAALVAAVVLGPRNGFGTASMMPHNMTMTIAGAGMLWVGWFGFNGGSALAADGNAAMAMLVTHISAATGAMTWLVREWIKFGKPSALGAVTGMVAGLGTITPASGFVGPAGALVIGLLAGAICFSATNYLKQVLKIDDSLDVFPVHGVGGILGTILAGVFSSTSLGVFSGYGYADGIDSMGGQVYVQLIGVLATVAFTAVATFVILKVVDALLGLRVNKEQEIQGLDIALHEERGYNDIG